The Shewanella mangrovisoli genome has a window encoding:
- a CDS encoding phytase: MTTAFTKISAIAVSLAGLISAPLSAFAQPITAPAHKGSQAQALLFTKDNNAVISAVDWLWVSERNGLMLQSIPSADKTSLPTAKTLVKGEFELLAFSDPYALTLDRRADRIRPIMIKQIEGKVATNVLPLLPMASFEINWICIQPRPQDGNIYAWFGGEDGYSEQWLLGDAGHFMPKKMRSQAIPVNSTSCAIDGDKLLVSEPEAGVWQFDASPFADNSAKLILAALNNDIAGMQVIDGKLLLSDKNGVLTLDQQAIANYDLGKVQGFSGYLSGTSTNKAIQFALYDDKTDQYLFSQAVLPIDRNQSNNEPSDNIIEIPAWVESDPSDRPGDTMDDPAIWVHPTEPEKSLVLGTNKRWGLLSFNMRGEQVQALPSGRINNVELRQQVMLGGKKRDIAVATLRDNDSLAFYEIDAQGKLSEYPNQATNMVDIYGMCLYQDADTLYVFANEKSGRIAQYRVDWQVNGPSIKLVRDIHTPSQVEGCVVDEAQHALFIGEEDKGIWRFNAKANGGTQGELIIKAEGDLVPDVEGISLYQGANIHGKKQDLLVVSSQGDNSYLLYQAQPPYAQLGKFRIGVNLNGMENGRETSIDGSSETDGLAVTHLSVGTGAWQQGMLVIQDGHNHLPDNNQSFKWLPWRSIIEKLSLN; the protein is encoded by the coding sequence ATGACAACAGCATTTACCAAAATTAGTGCCATAGCCGTTAGCTTAGCAGGCCTTATCAGTGCGCCCTTGAGCGCATTCGCTCAACCAATCACAGCCCCAGCCCACAAAGGCAGCCAAGCCCAAGCCTTGTTGTTTACCAAGGATAACAACGCAGTGATCTCTGCCGTCGATTGGCTTTGGGTCAGTGAAAGAAATGGTTTGATGCTACAAAGCATACCAAGCGCGGATAAAACGTCGCTACCCACCGCCAAAACCTTAGTCAAAGGCGAGTTTGAGCTGTTGGCCTTTAGCGATCCCTATGCCTTAACGCTCGATCGCCGCGCCGATCGCATTCGCCCTATCATGATCAAACAGATAGAAGGCAAAGTCGCGACCAACGTGTTGCCACTGCTGCCGATGGCATCGTTTGAAATCAATTGGATCTGTATTCAGCCAAGGCCGCAGGATGGCAATATCTACGCTTGGTTTGGCGGCGAAGACGGTTATAGCGAGCAATGGCTATTAGGCGATGCCGGACACTTTATGCCGAAAAAAATGCGCAGTCAGGCGATTCCCGTCAACAGCACCAGCTGCGCCATCGATGGCGATAAACTGTTAGTGAGTGAGCCCGAAGCCGGTGTCTGGCAATTTGATGCCAGCCCCTTCGCCGATAATAGCGCTAAGTTGATTCTCGCCGCCCTCAATAATGATATCGCGGGCATGCAAGTCATCGATGGCAAGTTATTGTTAAGCGATAAAAATGGCGTCCTAACTTTAGATCAACAGGCTATTGCGAACTACGACTTAGGGAAGGTACAAGGGTTCAGTGGTTATCTAAGCGGAACCAGCACCAACAAGGCAATCCAGTTTGCCCTCTATGATGATAAAACTGATCAGTACTTATTTAGCCAAGCAGTCTTGCCTATAGACCGGAATCAATCAAATAACGAGCCCAGCGATAATATCATCGAAATTCCCGCTTGGGTTGAAAGCGATCCCTCCGATAGACCCGGCGATACCATGGACGATCCGGCGATTTGGGTGCATCCAACTGAACCGGAAAAAAGCCTAGTGCTTGGCACCAACAAACGTTGGGGACTATTGAGCTTTAATATGCGTGGCGAGCAGGTTCAAGCCCTACCTTCGGGGCGCATCAATAACGTCGAACTGCGCCAGCAAGTGATGCTGGGTGGTAAAAAACGCGATATCGCCGTGGCGACCTTAAGGGATAACGACAGCCTCGCCTTCTATGAAATCGATGCTCAGGGCAAGTTAAGCGAGTATCCTAATCAAGCCACCAATATGGTGGATATTTATGGCATGTGTCTGTATCAAGATGCCGATACCCTGTATGTGTTCGCCAATGAAAAGTCCGGCCGTATCGCCCAATACCGCGTCGATTGGCAGGTAAATGGCCCAAGTATCAAGCTGGTGCGTGATATCCATACCCCAAGCCAAGTCGAAGGTTGTGTGGTCGATGAGGCTCAGCACGCGCTGTTTATCGGTGAAGAAGACAAGGGCATTTGGCGCTTTAATGCCAAGGCCAATGGCGGCACCCAAGGTGAGCTCATCATTAAAGCCGAGGGCGACTTAGTCCCCGATGTTGAAGGTATTTCACTCTATCAAGGCGCCAATATTCACGGTAAAAAGCAGGATCTGCTGGTGGTGTCCAGTCAAGGCGACAACAGTTACTTGCTGTATCAGGCACAGCCGCCCTACGCCCAATTAGGCAAGTTCCGTATTGGAGTAAACCTTAACGGCATGGAAAATGGCCGCGAAACCAGTATCGATGGCAGTAGCGAAACCGATGGCTTGGCCGTGACTCACTTAAGCGTCGGAACCGGAGCTTGGCAACAGGGAATGCTGGTGATACAGGATGGACACAATCATTTACCCGATAATAATCAATCTTTTAAATGGCTGCCTTGGCGCAGTATTATCGAGAAATTATCGCTTAACTGA